A single genomic interval of Pelagerythrobacter marensis harbors:
- a CDS encoding queuosine precursor transporter, producing the protein MAHAPQRIETGGETPPAFRYYDLIMAAFVAILLLSNIIGASKPSYVTLPDGTEWSFGAGVLFFPISYIIGDVLTEVYGYARARRVIWTGFAALAFMALMAWVVVTLPPAAGWPGQDAYEFVFGNSWRIVLASMVAFWAGEFANSFVLAKMKVWTGGKALWTRTIGSTVVGQGLDSLIFYPLAFWGLAGWPVELLWQVVLSQWLIKTTWEAILTPVTYLAVGALKRREGVDIYDTGTDFSPFATGRDIR; encoded by the coding sequence ATGGCCCATGCACCGCAGCGCATCGAGACCGGCGGCGAGACTCCGCCGGCTTTCCGGTACTACGATCTGATAATGGCGGCGTTCGTCGCCATCCTGCTGCTGTCGAACATCATCGGAGCGTCCAAGCCATCCTATGTGACGCTTCCGGACGGCACCGAATGGTCGTTCGGCGCGGGTGTGCTGTTCTTTCCCATCAGCTACATCATCGGCGACGTGCTCACGGAAGTTTACGGCTATGCCCGCGCGCGGCGGGTTATCTGGACCGGTTTCGCCGCGCTTGCTTTCATGGCGCTCATGGCCTGGGTCGTTGTCACCTTGCCCCCCGCGGCCGGATGGCCCGGACAGGACGCCTACGAGTTCGTTTTCGGCAACTCCTGGCGGATCGTGCTCGCCTCGATGGTCGCCTTCTGGGCGGGAGAGTTCGCCAACAGCTTCGTCCTTGCGAAAATGAAGGTCTGGACCGGCGGCAAGGCCCTGTGGACCCGCACGATCGGATCGACCGTGGTGGGCCAGGGGCTGGACAGCCTGATTTTCTATCCCCTCGCGTTCTGGGGCCTGGCAGGCTGGCCCGTGGAGCTGCTGTGGCAGGTCGTGCTGTCGCAATGGCTGATCAAGACGACGTGGGAAGCGATATTGACGCCGGTCACTTATCTTGCGGTCGGCGCGCTCAAGCGGCGCGAAGGAGTCGATATCTACGATACCGGCACCGATTTCTCGCCCTTCGCCACCGGGCGCGATATCCGGTAG
- a CDS encoding efflux transporter outer membrane subunit → MKRPIALILLPMALAGCTSLAPEHARPDLSVVPAYDADLRPDGTVVASRLSYREWFADPRLQALIASALENNRDLLAATARIEQARARYRIEDSRKLPTAVADASGTRARQTITTNPAEPAVSVTGNRFQIGVGVSAFELDFWGRVANLSEAARAEYLATIAAQRAFYLSLIADTANTYFEIVETEEQIALAEATTESRREGLHIARLRLDSGVTSALPYRQAETLLTQAEQQLAAERLALARLRNQLLVLVGGREPAALPQGMPLAAQGNARQLAAGMPSDLLLVRPDIIAAEERLRAARANIGAARAAFFPTISLTGSAGFSSNSLDNLFDSDGFGWSFGPSISLPIFDWGAREANLDLARALEVEEVANYDRTVQTAFREVSDALAGRRYLAEQVATLERAVVAQERIARIARLRYREGVADYLEVLDAERNLFTAQQQLLATRRAALQNQATLFVALGGGFERTDDAS, encoded by the coding sequence ATGAAACGCCCGATTGCCTTGATCCTGCTGCCGATGGCGCTCGCCGGCTGCACCAGCCTCGCGCCCGAACATGCGCGCCCCGATCTCTCGGTCGTGCCCGCATACGATGCCGATCTGCGCCCGGACGGCACCGTTGTCGCCTCCCGCCTTTCCTATCGCGAGTGGTTTGCCGATCCCCGGTTGCAGGCGCTGATCGCCAGCGCGCTGGAGAACAATCGCGACCTTCTGGCCGCAACGGCCCGGATCGAGCAGGCCCGCGCGCGATATCGTATCGAAGACAGCCGCAAGCTGCCCACCGCCGTGGCCGATGCCAGCGGCACGCGCGCGCGTCAGACGATCACGACGAACCCCGCGGAGCCCGCCGTCTCGGTCACCGGCAACCGTTTCCAGATCGGCGTGGGCGTCAGCGCATTCGAACTCGATTTCTGGGGGCGTGTCGCCAACCTCAGCGAGGCCGCGCGCGCCGAATATCTTGCGACAATCGCTGCGCAGCGCGCGTTCTACCTTTCCCTGATCGCGGACACGGCCAACACCTATTTCGAGATCGTCGAAACCGAAGAGCAGATTGCCCTGGCCGAAGCGACCACCGAAAGTCGCCGCGAAGGCTTGCACATCGCGCGGCTGCGGCTCGATTCCGGGGTGACCTCGGCCCTTCCCTACCGCCAGGCGGAAACGCTCCTGACCCAGGCCGAGCAGCAACTGGCTGCCGAGCGGCTCGCGCTGGCGCGCTTGCGCAATCAGCTCCTCGTTCTCGTGGGTGGGAGGGAGCCGGCCGCGCTACCGCAAGGCATGCCCCTCGCCGCGCAGGGCAACGCCCGCCAACTGGCGGCGGGCATGCCGTCCGATCTTCTTCTGGTCCGGCCGGATATTATCGCGGCCGAGGAACGGCTGCGCGCAGCCCGCGCCAATATCGGCGCGGCACGAGCGGCCTTCTTTCCCACCATCTCGCTGACCGGCAGCGCGGGCTTTTCTTCGAACAGTCTCGACAACCTGTTCGATTCCGACGGTTTCGGCTGGAGCTTCGGCCCGTCGATCAGCCTGCCGATCTTCGACTGGGGCGCGAGAGAGGCGAACCTCGACCTGGCCCGCGCGCTGGAGGTCGAGGAAGTCGCCAATTACGATCGTACGGTGCAGACGGCCTTCCGCGAAGTGTCCGATGCCCTGGCCGGGCGCCGTTATCTTGCGGAACAGGTCGCAACGCTCGAGCGTGCCGTCGTGGCGCAGGAACGAATCGCGCGGATCGCGCGCCTGCGCTATCGCGAGGGGGTCGCCGACTATCTCGAAGTCCTCGATGCCGAACGCAACCTGTTCACCGCCCAGCAGCAGCTGCTCGCAACCCGGCGCGCCGCCCTGCAGAATCAGGCGACCCTGTTCGTCGCGCTGGGAGGCGGGTTCGAACGGACGGACGACGCCTCCTGA
- a CDS encoding NUDIX hydrolase, with protein sequence MNDTPTGIAAATVVVFRKGPDGSPPELLMVTRSRSMSFAGGAAVFPGGRVDQADRDLAGDLPDIDDVDEAAHRIAAIRETLEETGLAIGLRGTIDAARAREARALLLETGTLRRVLDVTGWTLDLSAIVPFARWYPKNERLPRVFDTRFYLADLGTGAVDVTVDETENTRLFWITARDALAAADRGDLTVIFPTRRNLERIAQFPDFAAALRDCAAFPQRTITPFVEQRGGTRWICIPEDLGYPVTAEPLDGAQRS encoded by the coding sequence ATGAACGATACGCCAACCGGCATCGCCGCCGCCACCGTCGTGGTGTTCCGCAAGGGACCCGACGGATCGCCGCCCGAACTGCTGATGGTCACCCGCTCCCGCTCGATGAGCTTCGCCGGCGGCGCGGCGGTCTTCCCGGGCGGCCGCGTCGATCAGGCGGATCGCGACCTGGCAGGCGATCTGCCCGATATCGATGACGTCGACGAGGCGGCCCACCGCATCGCCGCGATCCGCGAAACGCTGGAGGAAACCGGCCTTGCCATCGGCTTGCGGGGGACAATCGACGCCGCGCGAGCCCGCGAAGCGCGCGCGCTGTTGCTCGAGACCGGTACGCTTCGCCGGGTTCTGGACGTCACCGGCTGGACGCTGGACTTGTCGGCCATCGTCCCCTTTGCCCGCTGGTATCCCAAGAACGAGCGCCTGCCGCGAGTTTTCGACACCCGTTTCTATCTCGCCGATCTCGGCACGGGTGCAGTCGATGTGACGGTCGACGAAACCGAGAACACGCGGCTGTTCTGGATCACGGCCCGCGATGCCCTGGCGGCCGCGGACCGGGGGGATCTGACGGTGATCTTCCCGACCCGGCGCAACCTGGAGCGGATCGCGCAATTTCCCGACTTCGCGGCCGCTCTCCGCGACTGCGCCGCATTTCCCCAGCGCACGATCACCCCCTTTGTCGAACAGCGCGGCGGGACGCGGTGGATCTGCATTCCCGAAGATCTCGGCTATCCGGTGACCGCCGAACCTCTCGACGGAGCGCAACGAAGCTAG
- a CDS encoding efflux RND transporter periplasmic adaptor subunit, producing MKRILAGTLACVLLSACSGMEEPPAPQPIPVKTFVVANRAIPNVVELPGRVEPVRVAEVRARVTGIVEKRLYEEGTDVAAGQPLFRIDPRELRAAYAQTQASLARARATAANARAVVERYRPLVAENAISKQEYDAALAASREADANVAQIRAQLEAASLQLGYTTVRAPIAGRAGRAQVTEGALVSQSEGTLMTRIEQISPVYVSFAQSASKVLALRRAVAAGEIALDENDRIEVRLTFSDGTEYPVPGYIDFLAFSVDQQTGTVELRAEFPNPSGLLLPGEFVRAKIFAGQINEGIAIPQRAVTLGESGGTVFVVDGEGKAALRSVKLGAMVDGLWIIESGLRPGDVVIVSNLQKIQPGAPVKSTDAASGSKPKAAATGASAPDAGAR from the coding sequence ATGAAGCGCATCCTAGCCGGCACGCTTGCCTGTGTCCTTCTTTCCGCGTGTTCGGGAATGGAGGAACCGCCCGCGCCTCAACCGATTCCGGTCAAGACGTTCGTGGTTGCGAATCGGGCGATCCCCAATGTCGTGGAGCTGCCCGGCAGGGTCGAGCCCGTGCGCGTGGCGGAAGTTCGCGCGCGCGTGACCGGCATCGTCGAGAAGCGCCTCTACGAGGAAGGGACCGACGTAGCGGCCGGTCAGCCGCTGTTTCGGATCGACCCGCGCGAATTGCGGGCCGCCTATGCGCAGACGCAGGCGAGTCTGGCACGCGCGCGTGCGACCGCCGCCAATGCGCGCGCCGTTGTCGAACGCTATCGCCCGCTCGTGGCCGAAAACGCCATCAGCAAGCAGGAATACGACGCCGCCCTGGCCGCCTCTCGCGAAGCCGATGCGAACGTCGCCCAGATCCGCGCCCAGCTCGAGGCAGCGTCGCTTCAGCTCGGCTATACCACCGTCCGCGCGCCGATCGCAGGGCGCGCAGGCCGCGCGCAAGTGACCGAAGGCGCATTGGTGAGCCAGAGCGAAGGCACACTGATGACGCGTATCGAGCAGATTTCGCCGGTCTACGTCAGCTTCGCCCAGTCGGCGAGCAAAGTCCTCGCCCTGCGACGAGCGGTAGCGGCGGGCGAGATCGCGCTGGACGAGAACGATCGCATCGAAGTGCGACTGACGTTCAGCGACGGCACCGAATATCCTGTGCCCGGATATATCGATTTTCTTGCCTTCTCGGTCGACCAGCAGACCGGCACCGTCGAACTGCGCGCCGAATTTCCCAACCCGTCGGGCTTGTTGCTGCCGGGCGAGTTCGTGCGGGCGAAGATCTTCGCCGGACAGATCAACGAAGGAATCGCGATCCCGCAACGGGCCGTTACCCTGGGGGAAAGCGGCGGCACGGTGTTCGTCGTCGACGGTGAAGGCAAGGCCGCGTTACGGTCGGTGAAGCTTGGCGCGATGGTCGACGGGCTCTGGATCATCGAAAGCGGCCTTCGGCCCGGCGACGTCGTGATCGTCAGCAACCTGCAGAAGATCCAGCCCGGCGCTCCTGTGAAAAGCACCGATGCCGCGTCCGGGAGCAAACCGAAGGCCGCGGCCACCGGCGCGAGCGCCCCCGACGCCGGGGCACGCTGA
- a CDS encoding multidrug efflux RND transporter permease subunit: MAQFFINRPIFAWVVALGILLAGLLALRALPIEQYPEVAPPSLAINVVYPGADAETLEENVTQVIEQQLNGVEGFLYMSSSSQSNGTATITVTFEAGTDIDIAQTEVQNRLSTVEARLPEEVRRQGITVRQADDTFLMIVALTSESGALDSTDLGNIATNQVIDELRRVPGVGDVMLFGSGYAMRIWLDPDALASYNLSPSAVLAAIREQNSQTAGGAIGAQPIVDGQQINATISTEGRFTTPEEFENIILRANSGAAVVRLGEVARVELGAQTYASSTELNGKPMAGMAVQLGTGANALEAARGVKERLAELDSTLPGDATWSIPYDTTPFVEASIEEVVKTLVEAMILVFLVMFLFLQNWRATLIPTLVVPIALAGACLGLWLFGFSINVLSLFGMVLAIGILVDDAIVVIENVERIMREEGLPPLEATRKAMGQITGAIIGITLVLVAVFIPMAFFPGSTGGIYRQFSVTLAIAIFFSAFLALSLTPALCATFLKPMALGHDAETVDDNQSELPPGWRGRLEHGRRALARFFARFNRWFAEMTDKYGRANDKILSRPLRAFAVFLALAAVTALLFVRLPSAFLPTEDQGYLITAVQAPPGATQERTDEALKPITDFWLDREEVQNLVVVRGFSFFGQGQNNAIMFSSFKPWEERTAPESSAEAMLGQAMGTFMQVDGATAFVIQPPSIQSLGTASGFTLKLQDRAGLGREALTAARDQLLGMASQSPVIANLRPEDQGPSPELEVNIDRVQARALGLSLADVNAALSITFGSAYANDFNRDGRVLQVLVQADAPYRMQPEDVLSLRIPNQQGELVPFSAFADVEWSAGPASLSRYNGYPAMTLSGMAAPGESSGAALEEMERLASQLPQGIGYEWTGISFEEKQAGGQIGLLLGLSVVIVFLVLAALYESWAVPLAILLIVPMGVLGAVVFSMARGLSADVYFNVGLITIIGLAAKNAILIAEFAIEEEERGLRRIDAVKAAARLRLRPIIMTSLAFTMGMVPLALASGAGAASRIAVGTGVMGGMIAATVLGIFLIPMLYLLVRRNISRKQPVAAGHIDDTPPPGAGEEPDR; encoded by the coding sequence ATGGCCCAGTTCTTCATCAATCGCCCCATTTTCGCATGGGTGGTCGCTCTCGGCATTCTGCTCGCCGGGCTACTCGCGCTGCGCGCACTGCCGATCGAGCAGTATCCCGAAGTCGCTCCGCCTTCGCTTGCGATCAATGTGGTCTACCCCGGCGCGGATGCCGAGACGCTGGAAGAAAACGTCACCCAGGTGATCGAACAGCAGCTCAACGGCGTCGAGGGTTTTCTCTACATGTCGTCGTCGAGCCAGTCGAACGGCACCGCGACGATCACCGTCACGTTCGAGGCCGGCACCGACATCGATATCGCGCAGACGGAAGTCCAGAACCGCCTTTCCACCGTCGAAGCGCGGTTGCCCGAAGAGGTGCGGCGCCAGGGCATCACCGTGCGCCAGGCGGACGACACCTTCCTGATGATCGTCGCGCTGACATCGGAAAGCGGCGCGCTGGACAGCACCGACCTGGGCAATATCGCCACCAACCAGGTGATCGACGAACTGCGCCGGGTGCCCGGCGTGGGCGACGTCATGCTGTTCGGATCGGGCTACGCCATGCGCATCTGGCTCGATCCCGATGCCCTGGCATCGTACAATCTTTCGCCCAGCGCCGTTCTCGCCGCGATCCGCGAGCAGAACAGTCAGACTGCCGGCGGTGCTATTGGCGCGCAGCCGATCGTTGACGGGCAGCAGATCAACGCCACGATCTCGACCGAAGGCCGGTTCACGACACCCGAAGAGTTCGAAAACATCATCCTGCGCGCGAACAGCGGCGCTGCTGTGGTCCGGCTGGGCGAAGTCGCGCGCGTCGAACTCGGGGCGCAGACTTACGCCAGCTCGACCGAGCTGAACGGCAAGCCGATGGCAGGCATGGCGGTGCAGCTAGGCACCGGGGCCAACGCGCTCGAAGCGGCCAGGGGCGTGAAGGAGCGTCTGGCGGAGCTGGACTCCACCCTTCCCGGCGATGCGACCTGGTCGATCCCTTACGACACGACGCCGTTCGTCGAGGCCTCGATCGAGGAAGTGGTCAAGACCCTGGTCGAAGCGATGATCCTGGTCTTCCTTGTCATGTTCCTGTTCCTGCAGAACTGGCGAGCGACTCTGATCCCGACGCTGGTCGTGCCCATCGCGCTCGCCGGCGCGTGCCTTGGCCTGTGGCTGTTCGGTTTCTCGATCAACGTCCTGTCGCTGTTCGGGATGGTGCTGGCCATCGGCATCCTGGTGGACGATGCGATCGTCGTGATCGAGAATGTCGAGCGGATCATGCGCGAAGAAGGCCTGCCTCCGCTGGAGGCCACGCGCAAGGCGATGGGCCAGATCACGGGCGCGATCATCGGCATCACCCTGGTGCTGGTCGCCGTGTTCATCCCGATGGCATTCTTCCCCGGATCGACAGGGGGAATCTATCGCCAGTTCTCGGTCACGCTGGCAATCGCCATCTTCTTCTCCGCATTCCTCGCTCTTTCGTTGACGCCGGCGCTCTGCGCGACGTTCCTCAAACCGATGGCGCTCGGTCACGATGCCGAAACGGTCGACGACAACCAATCCGAACTGCCGCCCGGATGGCGCGGGCGGCTCGAGCACGGCCGGCGCGCGCTTGCCCGGTTCTTTGCCCGCTTCAACCGGTGGTTCGCCGAGATGACGGACAAGTACGGGCGCGCCAACGACAAGATCCTGTCGCGCCCGCTGCGGGCCTTCGCGGTCTTCCTCGCCCTCGCCGCCGTGACGGCGCTGCTGTTCGTGCGCCTGCCCAGCGCCTTCCTGCCGACCGAGGATCAGGGTTACCTCATCACAGCGGTCCAGGCGCCTCCCGGCGCGACGCAGGAACGCACCGACGAAGCGCTGAAACCGATCACCGATTTCTGGCTCGATCGCGAGGAAGTCCAGAACCTCGTCGTGGTGCGCGGATTCAGTTTCTTCGGCCAGGGGCAGAACAACGCGATCATGTTCTCCAGCTTCAAGCCGTGGGAGGAACGCACGGCGCCCGAAAGCAGCGCCGAAGCCATGCTGGGGCAAGCCATGGGCACGTTCATGCAAGTCGACGGCGCGACGGCCTTCGTCATCCAGCCCCCTTCCATCCAGTCGCTGGGCACTGCGAGCGGCTTTACCCTGAAACTGCAGGATCGCGCGGGGCTGGGGCGCGAGGCGCTCACGGCTGCCCGCGATCAGTTGCTCGGCATGGCGTCACAAAGCCCGGTGATTGCCAACCTGCGCCCGGAAGATCAGGGCCCCAGCCCGGAGCTGGAGGTGAACATCGACCGGGTCCAGGCGCGTGCGCTCGGCCTTTCGCTGGCGGACGTGAACGCGGCGCTGTCGATCACGTTCGGTTCGGCCTATGCCAACGACTTCAACCGCGACGGACGTGTGCTCCAGGTCCTGGTCCAGGCCGATGCACCCTATCGCATGCAGCCCGAGGACGTGCTGTCGCTGCGTATCCCCAATCAGCAGGGCGAACTGGTGCCGTTCAGCGCCTTTGCCGATGTCGAATGGTCGGCCGGGCCGGCCAGCCTCTCGCGTTACAACGGCTATCCGGCAATGACCCTGTCGGGCATGGCCGCGCCCGGCGAATCCTCGGGCGCCGCGCTGGAGGAAATGGAACGGCTCGCCAGCCAGTTGCCCCAGGGCATCGGCTACGAATGGACCGGCATTTCCTTCGAAGAGAAACAGGCCGGGGGACAGATCGGCCTGCTGCTGGGTCTGTCGGTCGTGATCGTGTTCCTGGTGCTGGCCGCGCTCTACGAATCCTGGGCCGTTCCGCTCGCGATCCTGCTGATCGTGCCGATGGGTGTGCTCGGTGCGGTGGTGTTCTCGATGGCGCGGGGCCTCTCGGCGGACGTCTACTTCAACGTCGGCCTCATCACGATCATCGGCCTCGCCGCCAAGAACGCCATTCTCATCGCCGAATTCGCGATCGAGGAGGAAGAGCGTGGCCTGCGTCGGATCGATGCGGTCAAGGCCGCCGCGCGGCTGCGTCTGCGCCCGATCATCATGACATCGCTCGCCTTTACGATGGGCATGGTGCCGCTGGCGCTCGCCAGCGGGGCCGGTGCCGCCAGCCGGATCGCAGTGGGAACCGGCGTCATGGGCGGCATGATCGCGGCAACGGTGCTCGGGATATTCCTGATCCCCATGCTCTATCTGCTGGTTCGTCGAAACATCAGCCGGAAACAGCCGGTCGCAGCCGGACATATCGACGATACGCCGCCCCCGGGTGCCGGGGAGGAGCCTGACCGATGA
- a CDS encoding TetR/AcrR family transcriptional regulator, whose amino-acid sequence MNYEFECDRLDRRRRAIVDAARSLFIEQGYERTTLGHIVDRAGGSLATIYKLFGNKEGLLDAVVFEKAVSGESLIREVAGRHECPADTLRELASLLYQRFLDPDDLSLVRMVIARSIDDSDFARRFFETTAMHTRKALEEVFEGWAAAGVKLDGQPDMLAEIFLGLIVSDMQTDAISHGVMARPSAERIDARTEFFLRGAGLGENPQWPRSTEMWSAERA is encoded by the coding sequence ATGAATTACGAATTCGAATGCGACCGGCTCGATCGCCGGCGCCGCGCGATCGTCGATGCCGCGCGATCCCTGTTCATCGAGCAGGGGTACGAACGCACCACGCTGGGGCATATCGTCGATCGTGCCGGCGGCTCGCTGGCGACCATCTACAAGCTTTTCGGGAACAAGGAGGGATTGCTCGACGCCGTCGTGTTCGAGAAGGCCGTTTCGGGCGAAAGCCTGATCCGCGAGGTGGCGGGGCGCCACGAATGCCCGGCCGATACGCTGCGCGAACTGGCTAGCCTGTTGTACCAGCGCTTTCTCGATCCCGACGACCTGTCGCTGGTCCGCATGGTCATCGCGCGCAGCATCGACGACAGCGACTTCGCACGGCGTTTCTTCGAAACGACCGCAATGCACACGCGCAAGGCGCTGGAGGAAGTTTTCGAAGGATGGGCCGCTGCCGGGGTGAAACTGGACGGCCAGCCCGATATGCTTGCCGAGATATTCCTGGGTCTGATCGTCAGCGATATGCAGACCGATGCCATCAGCCACGGCGTGATGGCCCGGCCCAGCGCGGAACGTATCGATGCGCGAACCGAATTTTTCCTGCGGGGCGCAGGACTCGGCGAAAATCCGCAATGGCCCCGGAGCACGGAGATGTGGTCGGCGGAGCGGGCCTAG
- a CDS encoding TonB-dependent receptor has product MRVKATLLAGICAGGLAFPVTAQETDTGESPVVTGGPVIVVTAQRQDQSLQEVPIAVSAFTAEALEAQQIENASDLQLTLPNVSFTKSNFTSSSFTIRGIGDLCVGVTCDSATAIHTNGSPLFGTRLFETEYFDLERVEVLRGPQGTLFGRNATSGVVNVVTAKPDLSGFGAAAELEYGNYESIKAKGMINLPIGEVLGLRVAGFYLNRDGYTRNLYDGSRIDDRDMYAVRGSLRFEPGPDTTLDLMGYYFRENDNRLRIQKQTCQRDPTGVLGCLNARRDFDSTNANSTLASVLTSEELFAIQGLPPGFGLGSLYGPDGFANFDEPDDVRVVNTPVTPEYFADELQLQAHLEQRFGAMSLSLTGLYQETSVDSRQDYNLGVLDRSGYAAALNQLAFFAANDVIFPGSSAYFAPIAEALIPGGPDGPLCTSDNDMDNQGAFEGNAICGEVPLSYDRSHQEQKAWSGEVILSSDFDGPLNFLIGGIYAESEVSENSYYVNAFGLDYAAGILGTFSALGGGLEPSYLATSMYRNNTQYFKLKSFGIFGELYYDITDRLSFTAGLRYNDDTKEVTARTTFASFLNPFANDGDPFDSPYVGSFDADPGMDGNQLSQQREVSFDEITGRAVLDFEISPDNKVYASYSRGYKSGGINPPLSPVFDVSESFGPEQIDAFEIGSKNTFLNGTLQANLTAFYYKYKDLQLSRIVARTSVNDTIDADIWGLEFESILRPSPQWTINMNLSYLNTKVAGDQFFSNPRDPGGGDPDAVIIKDISNGSLCAVTGAGANAFVAAVNSPLGLQGPAPFPSDGQIASTGAFGICAALAAGAAGDIGEFNPALAPLQPLLDSFGPVGVLSPGVEVNLRGNKLPQAPEFKASMGVQYTAEFGNGMSLVPRFDVAMTGTQYGNVFNGSVNRIEPFVQANAQIQLNGPDQNWFVRGFVQNIFDCNSTTGLYVTDASSGNFTNIFTLDPRRYGIAIGARF; this is encoded by the coding sequence ATGAGGGTGAAGGCAACCCTGCTTGCCGGCATTTGCGCCGGCGGGCTCGCATTTCCCGTTACCGCGCAGGAAACCGATACAGGGGAAAGCCCGGTCGTGACCGGCGGCCCGGTAATCGTGGTAACTGCACAACGGCAGGACCAGAGCCTGCAGGAAGTCCCGATCGCGGTCAGCGCGTTCACGGCCGAAGCGCTGGAAGCGCAGCAGATCGAGAACGCGAGCGACCTGCAGCTCACACTGCCGAACGTCTCGTTCACCAAGAGCAACTTTACATCGTCGAGTTTCACCATTCGCGGGATCGGCGATCTCTGCGTCGGCGTGACCTGCGACAGCGCGACGGCCATCCATACCAACGGCTCGCCCCTGTTCGGCACGCGATTGTTCGAGACCGAATATTTCGATCTTGAAAGGGTCGAGGTGCTGCGCGGCCCGCAGGGGACCCTGTTCGGCCGCAACGCAACCTCGGGCGTGGTCAACGTCGTGACCGCAAAGCCCGACCTTTCCGGGTTCGGGGCCGCGGCGGAGCTGGAATACGGCAACTACGAAAGCATCAAGGCCAAGGGCATGATCAACCTGCCCATCGGCGAGGTGCTCGGCCTTCGCGTGGCCGGCTTCTACCTCAACCGCGACGGATATACCCGCAACCTCTACGACGGATCGCGGATCGACGATCGCGACATGTACGCGGTGCGCGGCTCGCTCCGGTTCGAGCCCGGGCCGGATACGACACTGGACCTGATGGGGTATTACTTCCGCGAAAACGACAACCGGCTGCGTATCCAGAAGCAGACCTGTCAACGCGATCCGACCGGGGTGCTCGGGTGTCTGAATGCCCGGCGCGATTTCGACAGCACCAATGCCAATTCCACTCTGGCATCGGTGCTGACATCGGAAGAGCTTTTCGCGATTCAGGGCCTCCCGCCGGGTTTCGGCCTGGGAAGTCTTTACGGACCGGACGGTTTCGCCAATTTCGACGAGCCGGACGACGTGCGCGTCGTCAACACACCGGTGACACCCGAATATTTTGCCGACGAGCTGCAGCTCCAGGCCCATCTGGAGCAGCGCTTCGGCGCGATGAGCCTGTCGCTGACGGGCCTGTATCAGGAAACCTCGGTCGACTCCCGCCAGGATTACAATCTCGGCGTGCTCGACCGCTCGGGATATGCGGCTGCCCTCAATCAGCTGGCGTTCTTTGCGGCCAACGACGTGATTTTTCCCGGCTCGTCGGCCTACTTCGCGCCGATTGCCGAGGCGTTGATCCCTGGCGGACCCGACGGTCCGCTGTGCACGTCGGACAACGACATGGACAATCAGGGCGCGTTCGAAGGGAATGCGATCTGCGGCGAGGTTCCCCTGTCGTACGACCGTTCGCACCAGGAGCAGAAAGCGTGGTCGGGCGAAGTGATCCTGAGCAGCGATTTCGACGGGCCGCTCAATTTCCTGATCGGCGGCATCTATGCCGAGTCGGAAGTTTCGGAGAACAGCTATTACGTGAATGCATTCGGCCTCGACTATGCGGCCGGCATACTCGGCACGTTCTCCGCGCTGGGCGGGGGGCTCGAACCGTCGTATCTCGCCACGTCGATGTACCGGAACAACACGCAGTATTTCAAACTGAAGAGCTTCGGCATCTTCGGCGAACTCTATTACGACATTACCGATCGCCTCAGCTTTACCGCCGGTCTGCGGTATAACGACGACACCAAGGAGGTGACTGCGCGCACCACGTTCGCCAGCTTCCTCAACCCCTTCGCCAACGACGGGGATCCGTTCGATTCACCTTATGTGGGAAGCTTCGATGCGGATCCCGGCATGGATGGGAACCAGCTGTCGCAGCAGCGCGAGGTTTCGTTCGACGAGATCACCGGGCGCGCGGTGCTCGATTTCGAAATTTCGCCGGACAACAAGGTCTATGCTTCGTACTCGCGCGGGTACAAGTCGGGAGGGATCAATCCGCCGCTGTCGCCCGTCTTCGACGTCAGCGAGAGCTTCGGGCCCGAGCAGATCGATGCGTTCGAGATCGGTTCCAAGAACACGTTCCTCAACGGAACGTTGCAGGCGAACCTCACGGCCTTCTACTACAAGTACAAGGATCTGCAGCTCAGCCGGATCGTCGCGCGAACGTCTGTCAACGATACGATCGATGCGGATATCTGGGGGCTCGAGTTCGAATCGATCCTTCGCCCGTCGCCGCAGTGGACGATCAACATGAACCTCAGTTACCTCAACACGAAGGTTGCCGGGGATCAGTTCTTTTCCAACCCGCGCGATCCGGGCGGCGGCGACCCGGATGCGGTGATCATCAAGGATATCTCGAACGGATCGCTCTGCGCGGTGACCGGTGCCGGAGCGAACGCGTTCGTTGCCGCTGTCAACAGCCCGCTTGGCTTGCAGGGGCCGGCGCCATTCCCGTCCGACGGCCAAATTGCTTCCACTGGCGCCTTCGGAATCTGTGCCGCATTGGCTGCGGGTGCGGCTGGGGATATCGGCGAATTCAACCCCGCACTTGCTCCCCTTCAGCCGCTTCTCGATAGTTTCGGACCGGTAGGCGTGCTCAGCCCGGGTGTCGAGGTGAACTTGCGCGGGAACAAGCTTCCCCAGGCGCCGGAATTCAAAGCCTCGATGGGCGTTCAGTACACGGCGGAGTTCGGCAATGGCATGTCGCTGGTGCCGCGTTTCGACGTGGCGATGACCGGCACCCAATACGGCAATGTCTTCAACGGCAGCGTCAACCGGATCGAACCGTTCGTCCAGGCGAATGCGCAGATCCAGTTGAACGGGCCCGACCAGAACTGGTTCGTGCGCGGTTTCGTGCAGAATATCTTCGACTGCAATTCGACCACGGGCCTTTACGTGACGGATGCCTCGTCGGGGAACTTCACCAATATCTTCACGCTGGATCCGCGCCGCTACGGTATCGCGATCGGCGCGCGGTTCTGA